From Aquarana catesbeiana isolate 2022-GZ linkage group LG05, ASM4218655v1, whole genome shotgun sequence:
TAAAAAGGCACTAACAGGCGTCTTGTGGAGTCTTATATAGCAAGTTTAAACAGTACAAAttcacgatttaaaaaaaaaaaaaaaaaaaatggaccaggCATTGGTCCAAATCAGAACACTTTCCTTCTCAGTAACGAAAATGCTTTGCAACCACTTTGTATtgagccatttgaaccaatacaaaaATACAAGACCATCAAAAAGGGCATGCGGTAGAGACCCCTTTGGCTATAGGTCTAATAGACATCACAAGGTCAGAAGATGAGGTCTATTCTCTTAAAAACACATAGGCCATGTGCCAATGGGCCACCGATACCCCCCCTTTAACCCTTCTGCCATCTTCCACATACTACAACAACACTGCGAGCATTGGATGCTCAGACAGACACAACATTAAAACATCACAAACAATACACTAAACActtaacattctttttttttgtcaaattgcaCAGTACAGTTTTAGAAACATTGCCACAAAGTGTTTATTCAAAGGCAAGGCCGGTAGGACACCTgcttgacgtagatcttagcgggCGGACCTTCCTGACACAGCCTATTCTCCACACTTTTCTTGTTAGAAAACGGAGTGATCTGTATATTGCTGAAGGTTGCAAAGTCAGTTTTGGGTGGGCTCTTAGCTGGCGGATCTTCCTGACACGGCCTAGTCTCCACACTTTTTTGGTCAGAAAACTGAGTGATCTGTATATTGCTGAAGGTCGCCAAGTTAGTTTTGGGTGGGCTCTTAGCTGGCGGACCTTCCTGACACGGCCTAGTCCCCACACTTTTCTGGTCAAAAAACGGAGCGATCTGTATATTGCTGAAGGTCGCCAAGTTAGTTTTGGGTGGGCTCTTAGCTGGTGGACCTTCCTGACACGGCCTAGTCTCCACACTTTTCTGGTCTGAAAACGGAGCGATCTGTATATTGCTGAAGGTCGCCAAGTTAGTTTTGGGTGGGTTCCTAGCTGGCGGACCTTCCTGACACGGCCTAGTCTCCACACTTTTCTGGTCAGAAAACGAAGCGATCTGTATATTGCTGAAGGTCGCCAAGTTAGTTTTGGGTGGGCTCTTAGCTGGCTTATAGATGTGGGTTTTCTGGTGCAAAATGCAGTTGGCTTGTGACCTGAAGACCTTCCTACAATAGGCACATGGATATCGGCTCCCCTTCTCGGAAAGGTCGTGAGAATTGAGGTGCAGGAGGAGCAGCGATCTGGAGCTGAAGGTTTTGGTGCAGTGCTTACACATGAACGGCCTGTAGTTCTTGTGGTCACGTCTATGGAGGTATAATTTGACCAGTTTGCGGAAGACCTGTCCACACCGGTAGCACGTGAACCTGATCTGGTGAGACTTTCCGTGTCTTCTGAACGATTCCTGGTATCGAAAccgctttttacattttttgcactttatccgTTTCCCTTTTTGAAATGGTTTAAATTCTACAGGATGTTCATTCCTGACTTTCAAAGTTTGTTCGCTGTCCTTGGCTGTATCCATGTTGACCTTTGGTGTGGAAGGAAAGCAGCTGAGGGGCGTTCCAGTGAACTCCTCCTCTTTCTGGGGCAATCCATGGAAGACAGTTGTTTCGGTTTCTCCAAGCTCCTCCTTGTTCTCTTCCGGGAGTGATGGTTGGTCCGGCTTTGATATTTGGGCTGCCTGAGGTAAATGAACTCTTACGTGTTTAAATAAAAAGGATAGCCTGCTGTAACCTTTCATGCAGACTTTACACTTGTATATCTGCTCCCCGGAGTGTTCACGGAGGTGGGCCATGAAATCTGGCCTATTGGTAAAGATCTTTCCACACACACTGCATCCGTAGGGCTTCCTGTGCCCCTTCAAGTGTATGTTAAGTTCAGCATACGACTGGACGATCTGCCCGCATATCAAACAGGAGTGCTTCTTCACTTTCTTGTGGTCCCGGCTGTGGATCTGTAGAAGGTTTTTGCTGGGGAAGACTTCTTGGCATTGTTCACAGGTGTATAAGGCGGCCTGCGGGGCTCCCAGTGGTGTCCCGAAGGCTATGATGTCCGGTAGCATCCCGGTAGCTATCGGCAAGGTGTCCGGTGGTGTCCTGGTGGCGCTCCGGCAGAAATCCAGGTGTATTCCGGTCAGTCCCTGGTGGGTCCTCATGTGTTTCCGTAGCACCAAGTCTTTGTCAAAGCTTTTTTCGCACAAAGGGCACTTGTAGAGGTGTTCTTGGAAATGTGACTTCTGGTGTAAAAGGAGGTACATTTGCAGGCGATAAGATTTTCCGCAGTCCTCACACACGAATGGCTTCTTTCGTTtttgcttcagaatgtcacagtagcATCTTAAGATGCCATTACACTTGAGGCATTTTGGCTCTAGGCTGGAATCGCGTAACATTTTCTTCCTGAAAGAGGCAAGGCTGTTTTG
This genomic window contains:
- the LOC141145657 gene encoding uncharacterized protein, producing MHVTFNDVAVYMTEEEWRKLDPGQLQLYNEVMNENYASLQSLGLPVPEPEMLQRAKQQNWNWKKRPLYEAGERSYIPLRTDKASYGLGEAISRTSGSPEIEVNGIDMDTLKKDPTFCKQKSLQDWELERHMIAALGCEPPIPNQNIPESHQKEQNSLASFRKKMLRDSSLEPKCLKCNGILRCYCDILKQKRKKPFVCEDCGKSYRLQMYLLLHQKSHFQEHLYKCPLCEKSFDKDLVLRKHMRTHQGLTGIHLDFCRSATRTPPDTLPIATGMLPDIIAFGTPLGAPQAALYTCEQCQEVFPSKNLLQIHSRDHKKVKKHSCLICGQIVQSYAELNIHLKGHRKPYGCSVCGKIFTNRPDFMAHLREHSGEQIYKCKVCMKGYSRLSFLFKHVRVHLPQAAQISKPDQPSLPEENKEELGETETTVFHGLPQKEEEFTGTPLSCFPSTPKVNMDTAKDSEQTLKVRNEHPVEFKPFQKGKRIKCKKCKKRFRYQESFRRHGKSHQIRFTCYRCGQVFRKLVKLYLHRRDHKNYRPFMCKHCTKTFSSRSLLLLHLNSHDLSEKGSRYPCAYCRKVFRSQANCILHQKTHIYKPAKSPPKTNLATFSNIQIASFSDQKSVETRPCQEGPPARNPPKTNLATFSNIQIAPFSDQKSVETRPCQEGPPAKSPPKTNLATFSNIQIAPFFDQKSVGTRPCQEGPPAKSPPKTNLATFSNIQITQFSDQKSVETRPCQEDPPAKSPPKTDFATFSNIQITPFSNKKSVENRLCQEGPPAKIYVKQVSYRPCL